Below is a window of Robbsia betulipollinis DNA.
CTGTCGGCTGGCGCATCCGTCGGCCGGCACATCCATTTCGCTCCCAGCTTACCGGCTGCGCGACGCGCTTGCCAGCACGATCCACGCGGCACGGGATGCTCGCCGGTGACACGCGATGCCATCGGCGACGCACCGCTGCCTATTTTTTGGGCAGCCGAAAAATGTCGTGTGACGGCGGAGAGTTAGCGACGCGATCCCCATATTGTCCACAAGCTGACGGCGTGTGTCTGTGGATTCGACCGCCGCGCACCGCAATGCGATGGACGGGGCCTCTTTCGCGGTGTACCGGCGATGCCGCCGGCTGATCGCGCGCACGCGGTGCAGCGGTCGGGGTCGCCTCTGCCGCATTTTTAGGCAGCCCCAAAAAATCGCGCAGTGGCAAGCAGTTAGCGTCGGACTCCCCATGTTGTCCACAAGCTTGGTGCCCTTCGCTGGGGATTGTCGAACGCTTCCGTGCCGCGCGCTGCTCAAAATTTAATCAGCCCGAAAAACCTCAATGATGCCGGTCACTTACCGCATCCCTCCCCAATTTGTCCACAAGCTGCGCCTCCCTGGCTGTGGATTGGCGAGCGCTCGTACGCACCCGCGCGCCGGATGGAGATGCGCACCATGCCTTGCGATCGTCCGCCGCGCGGGCTAGAGTGCGGACTCGATCTCCGCCCCGCCACCGGTCATGCCCTCTGCCATGCTTCCCGTCGATACCCCTCTCGTTCTGCCGCCCCGCGTCTGCGTACGCGCCGAGGCGGGTTGATGCGGGGCCGTCTGGAAGGCTGGATCGGCCGCGAGTGGCAGCGGCGCGGCCCCCTCGCCTGGCTGCTGCTGCCGCTGGCGGGCGTCTTCGGGGCGATTGCCGCGGCGCGACGGCTCGGATTTCGCCTGGGCTGGCTGAAAAGCGTGTCGGCGGGCGTGCCGGTGGTGGTGGTCGGCAATGTGACCGTAGGCGGCACCGGCAAGACGCCGACCGTGATCGCGCTGGTGGAAGCGCTACGGGAAGCGGGCCATACGCCCGGCGTCATCTCGCGCGGCTACGGCGGCCGCGCGGGCGCGGGCCAGCCCCTCGCGGTGGACACCCGCACCGATGCACGGGACGCGGGCGACGAACCCACGCTGATCGCGCGCCGCACCGGCATCCCGGTCTATGTCTGCCGGGACCGCGTCGCCGCCGCGGCCGCGCTGCGGCGCGATCATCCGCAGGTCGATGTGCTCGTCAGCGACGACGGCCTGCAGCATTACCGGCTCGCGCGCGACGTCGAAATCGTCGTCTTCGATCAGCGGCTGGGCGGCAACGGCTTCCTGTTGCCGGCGGGGCCGCTGCGCGAGCCCTTGCGCCGGCGCCGGGACGCAACCCTGATCAACGATCCGTTCGGCGCCCCGCTCCCGCCGTGGCACGAGACCTCGCGTTTGCGGCTCGAACCCGACGCCGCCTGGCGGGTCGACGCGCCCGCCGAGCGGCGCGAATTGGCGAGCTTCGCGCCGCAGCGGGTGCTCGCGGCGGCCGGCATCGGCGCGCCGGAACGGTTTTTCGCGATGCTGCGGGCGCACGGCATCCGCCCGTTCACCCGCGCTTTTCCGGATCACCATCATTTCGCGCACAACCCTTTCGCGGCGGAGCCGGCGGATGCGATCCTGGTGACCGAAAAGGATGCGGTAAAATGCGGCGGTTGGCACGATGGCCGCTTGTGGGCCGTCCCCGTCCGGGGGGTGCTCGACCCCCGTCTGATAGCGCTTGTTGTGGAGAAGGTCCGTGGACGCTCGCCTGCTTGAAATCCTGGTATGCCCTTTGTGCAAGGGTGCCCTGAAATATGACCGTGCCGCGCAGGAACTGGTGTGTGCGGTCGACAAAATCGCCTATCCGATCCAGGACGGCATTCCGGTGATGCTCGCCGACGAAGCCCGTACGACCGTCGATGGCCGCCGCGTGGATCCGGAAGGCATCCCCGCTCCGCTCAGCACGCCCAGCGCTCCGCTGTGACACGCGCCGCGGTGGAGAGCAGCACGCCGCCGTTCGTCGCCGTGGTGCCGGCGCGGCTGGGTTCGACCCGCCTGCCGAACAAGCCGCTTGCCGATATCGGCGGGCGGCCGATGGTGGTGCACGTCGCCGAGCGGGCCCGACGCTCGGGCGCGGTCCAGGTCATCGTCGCCACGGATTCGCCGCAGGTCCGCGACGCCGTTGCCGCGCACGATTTCGACGTGCTGCTGACGCGTGCGGACCATCCGTCGGGAACCGACCGGCTCGCGGAAGTGGCCAGCCGGCTCGGCTGGCCCGACGACACGATCGTCGTCAATGTCCAGGGCGACGAACCCCTGATCGACCCGGCCCTGATCGGCGACGTCGCACGCCACCTCGCCGACCATCCCGACTGCGCGATCGCCACCGCCGCGCACCCGGTGGCCACGCGCGCCGAGATCTTCGATCCGAACGCGGTCAAGGTGGTGATCGACGCGCGCGGCGTCGCGCTCTATTTCTCCCGCGCGCCGATTCCCTGGTTCCGGGACGATTACGCCCCGCCCGGCGTTGCCGCGGCCGCGTCCGATGGTCGCATCGGCGCCGCCGCCGCCGCCGCCGCCGCCGCCGCCGCCGCCGCCGCCGCCGCCGCTGGTGCGCCGGGCCTCGTATACCGGCATATCGGAATTTACGCGTACCGGGCCGGCTTCCTGCGCCGCTACCCGAGCCTGTCGGCCTCGCCGCTGGAGCGCGCGGAGTCTCTGGAGCAACTGCGCGCCATCTGGCATGGCGAGCGCATCGCCGTGAAAATCACCGAATCCGCACCGCCTCCGGGCGTCGATACGCCCGAGGATCTGGCACGCGCCCGCGCCGCTTTCGCCGCGAGCGGCGAATCAACCGTGGCATAATCGACGCTCACGCAAGCGGCGAGCGCGCGGGACCCGCGCGACCGGGGGGGTGACGTCATCCCTTCCCGGTCGCGCTTCTTCGTGTCGCACCGAACCGCGTGCAGCCTGCCGTTGGATGTCCGGCGTGTCGTCCCCGCCTGGTCAGACCCGCTCTCTGCACCCGCCGGCCCGCGAGCCGCCGCCGCTTGCCTGCCCTATTCCCATCTATGTAAACGGAGTCACCGTCATGCGTTTGATCCTGCTAGGCGCGCCCGGCGCGGGCAAAGGTACCCAGGCTACCTTCATCAAGGAACAGTACGGCATTCCCCAGATCTCCACGGGCGACATGCTGCGCGCGGCAGTGAAAGCCGGCACACCGCTCGGCCTGGAGGCCAAGCGCTTCATGGACGCCGGCGAACTGGTAACGGATGAATTGATCATCGGTCTGGTCAAGGAGCGGCTGAAGGAAGCGGATTGTGCGAACGGTTATCTGTTCGACGGCTTCCCGCGCACCATCCCGCAGGCCGAAGCCCTGCGCAGCAGCGGCGTGCTGATCGACCATGTACTGGAGATCGACGTGCCCTTCGACGCCATCATCCAGCGCATCAGCGGGCGGCGCGTGCATGCCGCGTCGGGACGCACCTATCACATCGCGTATCAGCCGCCGAAGGTCGAGGGCCTCGACGACGAGACCGGCGAAGCGCTGATCCAGCGCACCGACGATCATGAGGAAACGGTCCGCAAGCGCCTCGATGTCTACAACGCGCAGACCCGCCCGCTGGTCGACTACTATCAGCAGTGGGCGCAGTCGGGCAAGGGCGATACCATGCCGGCGCCGGCGTACCGCTGCATCTCGGGCGAGGGTTCGGTCGACGAAATCCGCAGCCGCGTGGTCACGGCGCTGCAGGACTGAGCGCCTGGTTCCGGCCCCTGTTCAACGGGGCCCCTCGCTGGCCTGCTGCACGCGGCGGCGCAGGTCCACCAGTTGCGATTCGATGACGGTCGCATCCTCCGCGGCCGGGCACTCGCCCAGATAGGCCTGCAAATCCTCGATCGCGGGCCGCAGATAGTCCAGGCGCGCGAACGCCAGGCCGCGGTCGCGCCGCTCCTCGATATCCTGGGGCAGCAGGATCGCCAGCCGCTGCTGGACGGCGAGCAGCCGTTGCCAGCGTTCGGTTTGCAGATAGATGCTTTTCAGATTGCGCAGCATGCGCGCCAGAATCTCGCGCGCGGTCGCCGGCTGCAACAGCGCGCGCAAGGCGCCACCGATCGGCTCGCCCCGCCGCGACAGATACGGATCGAGCCGGTCCATCAACTGCGCCTCGGAGAGCGATTCGCCGCTCATCGGGTCGAGCATCACCTCGCCGGCCGGCAACGTCACCCGCAGCATGAAGTGCCCGGGAAACGAGACGCCGCCCGCCGGCAGTTGCAGTTGCTGCGCCATTTCCAGATAAAGTACCGCGAGCGAGATCGGAATCCCGCGCCGCTTGCGCAGCACCACATTGAGGTGGCTGTTGTCCGGATCGTAGAAATCGTTCTGGTTTCCGGCAAATCCCAGTTCGCGGAAGAAGAAGCGGTTCAGCAACGGCAGTTTCTGCGCGAGGCCCGCATCCTTGGCCAGGCGTTTCTTCAAACGGTCGACCAGCGCGTCGATTTCCGCGAGCGTGCCCTGCATGTCCAGATCCGGATACGCGTCCTGCGCCAGCGACAACGCCGCTTCCGTCAGCGGCAGCCCCTCGTCCTCGGCGACCAGCGCCGCGAAATAGTCCAGCATCCGGGTGGATTGGGTCACGTCACTCTCCGTCGGAAGTAGCTGTATTTGAAGCCCATCGTCATCAGCATGACAAAATACAGCGCGGCGCAGACCACCAGGCTGGCGCCCAGCAGCGCGATGCGCAGCAGCGGCGTCCGGCCCAGCGCGATCCAGTCGAAGGTCTGCGCGAACCACAGCATCACGCCGGCGAGCACCAGACATGCCCCCAGCAACTGGATGAAGAACTTGCCCCATCCCGGGGACGGCTGGTACAGGCCGCGCAGGCGCAGCCCGATGAACAGCAGGGCCGCGTTCAGGCTGGCCCCCACGCCGATCGACAAGGCCAGACCGGCATGCGCGAAGAGCGGCACGAACGCGTAGTTGCACAACTGCGTCGCGATCATCACGCCCACCGCGATCTTCACCGGCGTCTTGATGTCCTGCTTCGCGTAGAAGCCCGGCGCCAGGATCTTGATCAGGATCAGGCCGAGCAGCCCCACGCCGTATGCGGTCAGCGCATGCGCGACCATGAGGACGTCGTGCCCGACGAAGTGCCCGTAATTGAAGAGCGTGGCCGTCAGCGGCGTGGCGTAGACGAACAGCGCGACGGCGCTGGGCGCGGCGAGCAGGAAGGTGAGCCGCAGGCCCCAGTCGAGCAGCGAGGAATATTCGCCGGGGTCGCTGTCGGAATGCGCCTTCGACAGACTGGGTAACAGGATCGTGCCGAGCGCGACGCCCAGCAGCGCGGTCGGGAATTCCATCAGGCGGTCCGCATACGACAACCAGGAAACGCTTCCCGCCGCCAGCCGCGAAGCGATATTGGTATTGATGATCAGGCTGAGCTGCGCGACCGAGACGGCGAAAGTCGCCGGCACCATCTTGACCAGCACGCGCTTGACGCCGCGATGCCGCAGCGCGGCGAAGGGGTTGAAGCCGATGCGCGGCACCATGCCGATCTTCATCAGGGCCGGAATCTGTACCGCGAGTTGCAGGAAACCGCCCACCACCACCGCCAGCGCCAGCGCATAGATGGGCGTTTGCAGATGCGGCCCGACGAACAGGGCCGCGACGATGAAACTGACGTTGAGCAGCAGCGGCGCGAACGCCGGCACCGAAAAGTTTCTATACGTATTGAGCACGCCCGCGGCCAGCGAGGTGAGCGAGATCAGCGTGATGTACGGGAACATGATGCGGGTCATGTGCACCGCCACCGGAAAGGCCTGGCCCTCGTGCCGCAGGCCGGTTGCCACCGCGTACACGACCCAGGTCGAACCGAGGATGCCGGCGATCGAGAGCAGCACCAGCACCCAGGCGAGCACCGTCGCGGTGGCGTCGACCAGCGCCTTGGTCGCATCGTGCCCTTTCTGGTTCTTGAATTCGGCGAGGATCGGCACGAAGGCCTGCGAGAACGCGCCCTCGGCCGACAGCCGCCGCAGCAGGTTGGGAATCCGGAACGCGACGTTGAAGGCGTCGGTATAGATGCTGGCGCCGAACGCCCTGGCGATCAGGGTTTCGCGCGCGAGTCCGGTGATGCGGGACAGCAGGGTGAAACCGCTGACCGTGAGAAGGGCTTTGAGTAGATTCATGTTGCGGCTATTATACGTACCCAACGAACGATCCCGCCCGCGGTCGCAGCAATGCTTGCCCGGGACGGGCGAAACCAGCTATACTTAGCGGTTTCGAATCATCCCTTTTCGCTTCTCCGGTTATTTTCGGTTTCGCGGGTTTGAATAAAGTACCCAGCTGGCAGCGCTCGACGATCATCGATTTTCATCGGTCTTATCGCTCAGGTATGCCCAGGGACGGTACATAACCCGGCGTCGACTCATCGAAAACCGGCGCCGGAACTGAAAAAACAGGACAAGGTACCTCTCATGGCCAATACTGCCCAAGCTATCAAACGCGCTCGTCAAAGCAAGCAACGCAATGCCCTGCGCTCCGCGCAGCGCTCGCAGGCGCGCACCTCCGTCAAGAACGTCGTCAAGGCCATCACGGCGGGCGACCTGGCGAAGGCCACCGACGCGTTCAAGCTGTCGGCGAAGACGCTCGACACGATGGCGGACAAGCGCGTGATCCACAAGAACAAGGCCGCGCGCCTGAAGAGCCGTCTGGCCGCACGCCTGAAGAAGCACGCAACCGAAGGTCAGGCCGCCGCACAGGCCTGAAGCCGCAGCGGGCCTTCAAGAATGCATTGAAGCCCGGCCGGTCGCGAAAAAGCCCGTTAAAACGGGCTTTTTGCATTGGTGACGCGGCATCGTGCGAAACCGCCCGCCTTTCTCCCCGCCCGTTTGCCGTCGCCCGTTTGCCGTCGCCCGGCCGATGGCGACACGCTGACGCGACGCGCTGACGTCGCATCGGCTCAGGGCCGGGGCCGATCCTCGAAGATCAGACATCCCTCGGTCACCACCAGATCGTTGTCCTTCGCGAAGTTCATCACGAAATCGAACGCCATTTTCTGGGATTCCTGCAGACGCTCGTCGACGACGACGCACTTGACGTCGCCCAGCATGATCGGCCGTACGTAGAGCGAATATTTAAGCCGCGCGTTGGGGCCCGATGCACCCGGACCGAAAGAGGACATCACACCCGCCAGCCGCTCGGACCAGTCACTCGGACGAAAGGTCTTGCCGTCCGACGTGATGCCCTGAATGAAATATTCGCGCGCTGGACTTTCGGACATAGGCGATGACATCGTGGCGATCCGTCAATGAAACCCGTCGCGGAAACAAGCTCCGGCACGCTCCCGGTCCCGGCGCGACAGTGCCATGCAGCGCAGTGCGGGGATCGAACGGGACGGCGGGACCATCGTGTTTCCAGCGGGACCGGAAGCCGCCGGGCATCGACGCGGAGCCTCTGCCGAAGCCTCCGGCGGCCCCCTCTTCCGACGATGCGCGACGGGCTGTCGGGTTCGCCAGGGGGATCCGCGGCCGGGCAGGAAGAAGCAAAGTCGCAGGCAGTGACGCGAGCCGATGCAGAGCGGATTCAGGTCCCGATTATAACGTGATTCGGCTGTCCCATACCGTGTGCAGGGGGCACTGCGCGCAACGCCAGGCGAATACCCGGCATGGCGGCCAGCGCGGCGGACTCGTCAAAACACCGTTATTCCTCTATGCTTTCACACGTTAACCGCAAAAAACGGTGGATTGCGTCGGTTTTCCATCCTGCCGCCGACCCGGGGCCACCGCCTCCCTATGACCGAAAAGACCATTCGCCACTACCTTCGCTTCGAGGATCTGACGCTCGACGAGTACGACTATCTGCTCGAACGCACGCGCATCCTCAAGCAGAAGTTCAAGCGGTACGAAACGTACCACCCGCTGCACGATCGCACGCTGGCGATGATCTTCGAAAAGAATTCGACGCGCACGCGCCTGTCGTTCGAGGCCGGCATACACCAGCTCGGCGGGCACGCGGTTTTCCTGAACACGCGCGACACGCAGTTGGGCCGGGGTGAACCCATCGAGGACGCGGCGCAGGTGATCTCGCGCATGGTCGACGTGATCATGATCCGCACGTTCGGCCAGGAAATCATCGAGCGCTTCGCCGCCCATTCCCGGGTGCCGGTGATCAACGGCCTGACCAACGAATACCACCCGTGCCAGGTATTGGCCGACATCTTCACATTCCATGAGTTGCGCTCGTCGATCCAGGGCAAGACGGTGGCGTGGATCGGCGACGCGAACAACATGGCCTATACGTGGATCGAGGCGGCCCGCATCCTCGGCTTCACGCTGCGCGTCTCCACCCCGCCCGGCTACCGGCTCGACCCGGCGCTCGTCTCGGACGCGCAGGCGGGCTGCCTCGAAGTGGTCGACGACCCCCTCGAGGCCTGCCGCGGCGCGCATCTGGTGACCACCGACGTCTGGACCAGCATGGGCTTCGAGGCGGAGAACGAGGCACGCAAGCAGGCCTTCTCCGACTGGTGCGTCGATGCCGACATGATGGCGGTGGCGGCGCCCGACGCGCTGTTCATGCATTGCCTGCCCGCGCACCGTGGCGAGGAAGTGAGCGCCGAGGTGATCGACGGTCCGCAAAGCGTCGTCTGGGACGAGGCGGAAAACCGTCTGCACGTGCAGAAGGCATTGATGGAATTCCTGCTGCTCGGGCGCCTCAGTCACTGAGTCCCGCCGGGTTCCGGCGAGGCCGGACCCCACGGCCGGCCGGCCCGATATTCATTTGTTGGGCGCGACCGGCAAAAATGTCAAAATAGAGTCTTTCCTCGCACCCGTCAGGGGCCGCGAGGCGCCGTTCACATCTTCTGCGCCAGTCAAGAGTTCATCATGAGCGATATCAAGAAAGTCGTGCTTGCCTATTCGGGCGGCCTCGATACCTCCGTCATCCTGAAGTGGTTGCAGGACAATTACGATGCGGAAGTGGTGACCTTCACCGCCGACATCGGCCAGGGCGAGGAACTGGAACCGGCCCGTAAAAAGGCCATCCAGCTGGGCATCAAGCCGGAAAACATCTACATCGACGACCTGCGCGAGGAGTTCGTGCGCGACTTCGTGTTTCCGATGTTCCGCGCGAACGCGATCTATGAAGGCGAATACCTGCTGGGCACGTCGATCGCCCGGCCGCTGATCGCCAAGCGCCAGATCGAGATCGCCCGCCAGACCGGCGCGCAGGCGGTATCGCACGGTGCGACCGGCAAGGGCAACGATCAGGTCCGTTTCGAACTCGGCTACTATGGCCTCGAACCGGGCATCAAGGTGATCGCGCCATGGCGCGAGTGGGACCTGCTGTCGCGCGAGAAGCTGCTCACCTATGCGGAACAGGCCGGCATTCCCATCGAGATGAAGCACAAGCAGGGCGGCGCCCCGTATTCGATGGACGCGAACCTGCTGCACATTTCGTTCGAGGGCCGTCACCTCGAGGACCCGAAGGCGGAAGCCGAAGCCGACATGTGGCGCTGGACGGTCGCGCCGGAAGACGCGCCGGACACGCCCGAGTATCTCGACATCGAGTACGCGCACGGCGATCCGATCGCGGTGAACGGCAAGGCCCTGTCGCCGGCGGAATTGCTGACGGAATTGAACCGCGTCGGCGGCAAGCACGGCATCGGCCGTCTCGACCTCGTCGAGAACCGCTATGTCGGCATGAAGTCGCGCGGCTGCTATGAAACGCCCGGCGGCACGATCCTGCTGAAGGCGCACCGCGGCATCGAGTCGATCACGCTCGACCGCGAGGTCGCGCATCTGAAGGACGACCTGCTCGCGCGCTACGCGGCGCTGATCTATAACGGCTACTGGTGGAGCCCGGAGCGTCTGGCGCTGCAGGTCCTGATCGACCATACGCAGGCGCGCGTGAACGGCTGGGTCCGCGTCAAGCTGTACAAGGGCAGCGTGTCGGTGGTGGCGCGCGATTCGAAGGACACCCTGTTCGACAAGAACATCGCGACCTTCGACGACGACGGCGGCGCCTACGACCAGGCCGACGCGGGCGGCTTCATCAAGCTCAACGCGTTGCGCATGCGCATCGCCGAGAACGCGCGGCGCCAGCGCGGCGGCTGATACACCGCCGGTACGAGGCACCGCGCCGCGCCGCGATGTCCCGCTGGCGCCTCCCGCCGGGGGGCGCCAGGAATCCTTCAGACGATCGACGGTTCCATTTCCAGCGTCACCCCGAAACGGCGCTCGACGTCCCGCGCGATCGCCTGCGCGAGTGCGAGCACATCGGCACCGCGCGCCGTGCCCGGGTTGACGAGGACCAGCGCCTGGCGCGCGTGCACCGCCGCCGCGCCCAGCGCGCGCCCTTTCCAGCCGCATCGATCGATCATCCAGCCCGCCGCCAGCTTGAACGCGCCATCCGCCTGGGGATAGGCGACGAGGTCGGGCTCCCGTTCCCGCAGCAGGGCATGATGCGCGGCCGTCACCACCGGGTTCTTGAAGAAGCTGCCGGCGTTGCCGGTCAGTGCCGGATCGGGCAGCTTGTCGCGGCGCACCCGCACCACCGCGTCGAAGATCGCGCGCGGCGTGGGCGGCTGGCGGGGAGCCGCCGTGCCGGCGCCGGCATGGGTGCCGTCCCTGGCGAGCTGGCGGGCGATATCGGCATAGGTATCGCGCGCGCGCCATGGGCGCGGCAGCGCGAACGTGACGGCGGTGATGATGTAGCGGTCCCGCCCTTCACGCTTGAACACGCTGTCGCGATAGCCGAAGCCGCAACGCGCGGCGTCGAAATCCTGGAAGGTACCCGTCTCGGTGTCGTAGGCCCGCAGCGCATGAAAGCGGTCGGCCAGTTCCAGCCCGTAGGCGCCGATGTTCTGCACCGGCGAGGCACCGACGGTGCCGGGGATCAGCGCGAGATTCTCCAGGCCGGGAAAGCCCTGGTCGAGCGTCCAGGCGACGAAATCGTGCCAGTTCTCCCCCGCCCCTGCCTCGATCAGCACCCGGTGCGCCTCCCGCGCGACGACGCGGCGCCCGGCAATGCCCATGCGCAGGATCAGACCGTCGAAATCGCCCGTGAACACGATGTTGCTGCCACCGCCGAGCACGAAACGGCGCAGGCCCCGCACCCGGGGGTCCGCCAGCAGGACCGGCAGTGACGCCGCGTCGCGCACGACCACCCCCAGGCGCGCCCGAACGTCGAAACCGAAGGTATTGTGCGCGCGCAGCGCCAGATTCGCGGTGAACGGCGCGGCGTCGCCCGAACCCGGAAACGCGCCGCACGAGGGCGACGAAGAGGACGCGACGGCAGGAATTTCGGACATGGGGCGGGTTCGGCGAGTGCCGACGCTAGGGCAACGGCCGTGGCGACGGTAAAATGACGGAGTCCGTGATTATAACGAGCCGACGGCCCCGATGGCCGCGCGGCGCTTGAAGAGGAAAAACCATGCCAACGTTCGACGTCGTATGTGAAGCGAACATGATCGAAGTAAAGAACGCGGTCGAGCAGTCCAACAAGGAAATCGCGACGCGCTTCGATTTCAAGGGGTCGGATTCCCGCCTCGAACACAAGGAACAGGAACTGACGGCCCACGCGGACGACGACTTCAAGCTCGGTCAGGTGAAGGACGTGATGCTGTCGAAAATGGCCAAGCGCAATGTCGACGTGCGTTTCCTCGAATACGGCAAGGTCGAGAAGATGGGCGGCGACCGTGTCAAGCAGGTGATCACGATCAAGAAAGGCGTGGCGGGCGATCTCGCCAAGAAGATCGTCAAGACGATCAAGGACAGCAAGATCAAGGTTCAGGCCAGCATCCAGGGCGACGCGGTGCGGGTCTCCGGCACCAAACGCGACGATCTGCAAGCGACGATCGCCCTGCTGCGCAAGGAAATCGTCGACACGCCGCTGGATTTCAACAACTTCCGCGATTGAGGACGATTGGGGCGATCGAAGCCGGATCCCGGTCAGGACCGGGTGGGTGTCTTCTTCGCGCCCAGGCGGCTTTCGCGGCCCGCGATCAGGTTGCCGATGTTTTTCTTGTGGCGCCAGATCAGCAGCAGGCTCATGCCGGTGACGGCGAGCGCGATGCGCTCCGGGCCGAACAGCAGCACCGCGAAGACCGGCGCGCAGACGGCGGCGGCCAGCGCGGCCAGCGAGGAATAGCGGAAGACGAAGGCGACCAGCAGCCAGGTCGCCAGCGTCGCCAGCCCGAGCCAGGGGGCGAAGGCGAGCAGCACACCGGCGGCGGTCGCCACGCCCTTGCCGCCCTGGAAGCGGAAAAACACCGGCCAGAGATGGCCGACGAACACCGCGAACCCCGCCAGCGCGACATCGGTGGCGTCGAGCCCGTAGCGCGACGCCAGTACCTTGACCAGCCACACGGCGAACCAGCCCTTGAAGGCATCGCCCAGCAGCGTCAGGACCGCCGCCTGCTTGTTGCCGCTGCGCAATACATTGGTCGCGCCCGGGTTGCCGGAACCGTAGCTGCGCGGGTCCGACAGACCCATCGCCGCGCTGACCACCACCGCGAACGAAATCGAGCCGATCAGGTAAGACAGCACAACGACAAGCAGGTGGGTCATCGGGAAGATCCTCTTTTCGTGGAAATCGTCGCGGCCGCGTGCCGACGCCGGCCGGATTGTACTCTAGCCTTCCATCGCGCACTCGACCGGTTTCGCGCCGAGCACGTCCACCAGCACGCGCGGCGCCAGACTGACCAGGAAACCCCGGCGTCCGCCGTTGATATGGATGCGCGCAAGCGCCAGAATGCCGGACTCGACATAGACCGGCATCGCCTTGCGCAGTCCGAACGGCGAGGTACCGCCCACGAGGTAGCCCGAGTGCCGCGTGGCCACCTCGGGCTTGCACGGCGCGATGCGTTTCGCGCCCACCTGCCGCGCCAGGTTCTTGGTCGAGACCTTGCGGTCGCCATGCATGAGGACGATCAACGGCTGGCCCTCCTCGTCTTCCATCACCAGCGTCTTGACGACCGCGTGCTCGTCGGCGCCCAGTTGCCGCGCCGACTCAGCGGTGCCGCCGTGTTCGACGTAGTCGTACGGGTGTCCTTCGAAAGCCACCGCGTGCCGCCGCAGGAATTGCGTGGCGGGCGTCTCGGAAACATGCGTTTTTTTCATGGATGCCCCCCTCTTCCCCTAGCCGCGCGGATGGTGCTGCGCGTGCAGCGTCTTCAGACGTTCCCGCGCGACATGGGTATAGATCTGGGTGGTCGAGATGTCGGCATGGCCGAGCAGCAACTGCACCGCGCGCAGGTCCGCGCCGTGATCCAGCAGGTGCGTCGCGAACGCATGCCGCAGGGTATGCGGCGACAAGGGGACGTGCACCCCGGCAAGCAGCGCGTAACGCTTGATCAGATACCAGAAAGCCTGCCGCGTCATGCCTTCGCCGCGTCCGGTGACGAACAGCGCGTCGCTGCCGCGGCCGGCCATCAGGACGCCGCGCGCGTCGGCGAGATACCGGGCAATCCAGCGGTGCGCCTCTTCGCCGAACGGCACCAGCCTTTCCTTCGAGCCCTTGCCGAACACCCGCACCACGCCCTCGTTCAGGCCGACTTCCACCGTCTTGAGCGACACCAGTTCGGACACGCGCAG
It encodes the following:
- the lpxK gene encoding tetraacyldisaccharide 4'-kinase — its product is MRGRLEGWIGREWQRRGPLAWLLLPLAGVFGAIAAARRLGFRLGWLKSVSAGVPVVVVGNVTVGGTGKTPTVIALVEALREAGHTPGVISRGYGGRAGAGQPLAVDTRTDARDAGDEPTLIARRTGIPVYVCRDRVAAAAALRRDHPQVDVLVSDDGLQHYRLARDVEIVVFDQRLGGNGFLLPAGPLREPLRRRRDATLINDPFGAPLPPWHETSRLRLEPDAAWRVDAPAERRELASFAPQRVLAAAGIGAPERFFAMLRAHGIRPFTRAFPDHHHFAHNPFAAEPADAILVTEKDAVKCGGWHDGRLWAVPVRGVLDPRLIALVVEKVRGRSPA
- a CDS encoding Trm112 family protein — protein: MDARLLEILVCPLCKGALKYDRAAQELVCAVDKIAYPIQDGIPVMLADEARTTVDGRRVDPEGIPAPLSTPSAPL
- the kdsB gene encoding 3-deoxy-manno-octulosonate cytidylyltransferase — translated: MTRAAVESSTPPFVAVVPARLGSTRLPNKPLADIGGRPMVVHVAERARRSGAVQVIVATDSPQVRDAVAAHDFDVLLTRADHPSGTDRLAEVASRLGWPDDTIVVNVQGDEPLIDPALIGDVARHLADHPDCAIATAAHPVATRAEIFDPNAVKVVIDARGVALYFSRAPIPWFRDDYAPPGVAAAASDGRIGAAAAAAAAAAAAAAAAAGAPGLVYRHIGIYAYRAGFLRRYPSLSASPLERAESLEQLRAIWHGERIAVKITESAPPPGVDTPEDLARARAAFAASGESTVA
- the adk gene encoding adenylate kinase, whose protein sequence is MRLILLGAPGAGKGTQATFIKEQYGIPQISTGDMLRAAVKAGTPLGLEAKRFMDAGELVTDELIIGLVKERLKEADCANGYLFDGFPRTIPQAEALRSSGVLIDHVLEIDVPFDAIIQRISGRRVHAASGRTYHIAYQPPKVEGLDDETGEALIQRTDDHEETVRKRLDVYNAQTRPLVDYYQQWAQSGKGDTMPAPAYRCISGEGSVDEIRSRVVTALQD
- a CDS encoding SirB1 family protein produces the protein MLDYFAALVAEDEGLPLTEAALSLAQDAYPDLDMQGTLAEIDALVDRLKKRLAKDAGLAQKLPLLNRFFFRELGFAGNQNDFYDPDNSHLNVVLRKRRGIPISLAVLYLEMAQQLQLPAGGVSFPGHFMLRVTLPAGEVMLDPMSGESLSEAQLMDRLDPYLSRRGEPIGGALRALLQPATAREILARMLRNLKSIYLQTERWQRLLAVQQRLAILLPQDIEERRDRGLAFARLDYLRPAIEDLQAYLGECPAAEDATVIESQLVDLRRRVQQASEGPR
- the murJ gene encoding murein biosynthesis integral membrane protein MurJ, which produces MNLLKALLTVSGFTLLSRITGLARETLIARAFGASIYTDAFNVAFRIPNLLRRLSAEGAFSQAFVPILAEFKNQKGHDATKALVDATATVLAWVLVLLSIAGILGSTWVVYAVATGLRHEGQAFPVAVHMTRIMFPYITLISLTSLAAGVLNTYRNFSVPAFAPLLLNVSFIVAALFVGPHLQTPIYALALAVVVGGFLQLAVQIPALMKIGMVPRIGFNPFAALRHRGVKRVLVKMVPATFAVSVAQLSLIINTNIASRLAAGSVSWLSYADRLMEFPTALLGVALGTILLPSLSKAHSDSDPGEYSSLLDWGLRLTFLLAAPSAVALFVYATPLTATLFNYGHFVGHDVLMVAHALTAYGVGLLGLILIKILAPGFYAKQDIKTPVKIAVGVMIATQLCNYAFVPLFAHAGLALSIGVGASLNAALLFIGLRLRGLYQPSPGWGKFFIQLLGACLVLAGVMLWFAQTFDWIALGRTPLLRIALLGASLVVCAALYFVMLMTMGFKYSYFRRRVT
- the rpsT gene encoding 30S ribosomal protein S20; this translates as MANTAQAIKRARQSKQRNALRSAQRSQARTSVKNVVKAITAGDLAKATDAFKLSAKTLDTMADKRVIHKNKAARLKSRLAARLKKHATEGQAAAQA
- a CDS encoding DUF3579 domain-containing protein; this encodes MSESPAREYFIQGITSDGKTFRPSDWSERLAGVMSSFGPGASGPNARLKYSLYVRPIMLGDVKCVVVDERLQESQKMAFDFVMNFAKDNDLVVTEGCLIFEDRPRP